GCCAGTATATTCTCATACAGACACAGCCGCTTGAACTAATGATGCTGCAGCTGAAGATGTCCATAATCATAGGCATTATCGCAGCGCTGCCGGTATTGTTCTATCTTGCCTATAAGCAGGTGAAAGAAAGAAAACTGGGGCACCGGCTTAAGATAAGCAAGTTAAAGCTTGCTTTATGGCTGATCTCCGCCCTGGCGTTGTTTACGGTGGGATGCGCATACTCATACTACCTGATGCTGCCCTTCGTCTTCCAGTACTTGCTCCAGAGCGCCGTCGATGTCGGAGTCGCAAACCACTGGAAAGTGACCGAGTTCATAAATTTCGCCATAATGACGACGTTCGTGTTCGGGCTCGTGTTCGAGCTCCCGCTCGTCATGACGATACTTGCGCGGTCCGGTATCGTTCCCGTGGAGATATTCAAGAGATACAGAAGGCACATGTACATAGTGATCCTCATAGTGGCTGCCCTGGTCACCAGCCCTGACGTGATAACCCAGATAATGGTAGGCGTGCCCCTGATAATATTCTACGAGCTGAGCCTGTTCCTTTTAAGGTTCACGGTAAAGCCTTCAAGGGCAAATGTAGCTTAGTATTATGTAATATTTTCATGTCGTTAAGGCTCTAAGTTTTCTAAAACTCTAATAATCCAAAGCTTCCTCGAGGCGCTGAATCACAAAAAAATGACTTAGTATACAAAGATCAGCTTCTCACTGATCAAAATAACTTGAGAGGCTCGACTGTGCGGCAATGTGGGGAACTTCCTGTTTTTCCTTTAATCCCAGCATCGTCTCGAACATCATCGCATTTTTTACCGCATTCGCCCTCGGGTGATTATTAAAGTATACCCTGACGGCGCCTTTAGCCTTCAGGCTTCCTAAGCGGCCTTTCCACGGGGCAAGCTCCTCTTCCCGGTAAACATAATCGTAGCGGTTCATCCTTCCCTTCATGTCCCTGTCCTTACCGTACCATATGTCAGGGTTGCGGCCATGGAACCTGATGTAAGCATGATCTGCCGTATCCTCGATCATGCCCGGCATGGACGGCCCGTCGACGGCGCATACTGCGACGCCCGACCTTTGGAGCAGATCCCTGACCCCGGCGTTCAGGCCCTTATCCTCGAGCCATGAGCGGTGACGGAACTCTATAGCGTAATCGAATTTTTTAGTGTCCAGGCTTTCAAGTAAACTTTGAAGGCGGCTAAGATGGTCCGTAGTTCTTTCTTCGTCGATCATCTTAAAGTAAGGCGATAGCTGTATCAATACCCCGCCAAGATACCCTGAATCGGATAAAGGCGACAAAACTTTTTCCTCGAACTCGAGAGCGTGACTGACGTCAGAAAGCAGGCTATCGTGAGTGACGCGCTTTGGGAACTTCACGGAATATTCAAATCCGGAAAATCCAGATGCCTTCGATATCCAGCTATTGACCACCGCGGCGGTAGGAAAGCTGTAATATGTGCTGTTTATTTCCGTGGTCTTGAAGAACCTGGCATAATAGGATAACCATTCTTCTTTTTTAAGATGGGGAGGGTAAAACGTTCCCACCCAGTCATCATATGACCAGCCGGAAGTACCGATAAGGACAGGCATCAATAAATTATCATCCTGTCCTGTTAAAAGCCTGATGGTTCAAGACCTGAATAGCGCATCCATTAGTTTTGTGACGAACGACGGGGACCCTGCGGGGACAAAATCATTCCTGCCGGCGAGCGATCGTGCCACGCTGTAGAACTCGGACGCTATTCGCGAGTTCGGACTGGCCAGCACGACCGGCACTTTATCCTTGCGCCTCGTCCCGGGGTCTTCGGGCAGCATCGCGATGACAGGCGTCCCGAAATATTCCTCGACCTGGGAACGTGTGAACTGGGGGTTTTTCATGTCAAATCGGTTCAGCACTATGCCTATGACATTCACTCCCAGTATGCGAGCCATCTCCTGCACCTTTATTCCGTCAGTCATGCTTCCTTCGTCAGGGTTAAGCACGAGTATCAGATGGTCAGAGGCGAGAAGGGATAGCGCGACCTCTTTGTTATATCCTGCGGGAGTATCTATGACTATAAAGTCAGCGTCACTTGAGAAATATTCGATGACGTCATTGAGAAGGTCCCTGTCCATTTTTAAGAATCCTTCGATGGATAATCCGCTGGGCACTATCAGGAGGTTATCGTTAAAGACCTTATACGCGGCTTTATCAGGCTCTGCCTCCCCTGACAGGACCTCGTGCAGGGTTGCTTTCATGTTTTGAGGATCGATGCCGATGTATGTGG
The nucleotide sequence above comes from Methanooceanicella nereidis. Encoded proteins:
- the tatC gene encoding twin-arginine translocase subunit TatC encodes the protein MISVKDIGAIIVKFKNTIIYLLLYVLVVSSISFPFTGNIILRMRDDLLVGQYILIQTQPLELMMLQLKMSIIIGIIAALPVLFYLAYKQVKERKLGHRLKISKLKLALWLISALALFTVGCAYSYYLMLPFVFQYLLQSAVDVGVANHWKVTEFINFAIMTTFVFGLVFELPLVMTILARSGIVPVEIFKRYRRHMYIVILIVAALVTSPDVITQIMVGVPLIIFYELSLFLLRFTVKPSRANVA
- a CDS encoding DUF72 domain-containing protein, translated to MPVLIGTSGWSYDDWVGTFYPPHLKKEEWLSYYARFFKTTEINSTYYSFPTAAVVNSWISKASGFSGFEYSVKFPKRVTHDSLLSDVSHALEFEEKVLSPLSDSGYLGGVLIQLSPYFKMIDEERTTDHLSRLQSLLESLDTKKFDYAIEFRHRSWLEDKGLNAGVRDLLQRSGVAVCAVDGPSMPGMIEDTADHAYIRFHGRNPDIWYGKDRDMKGRMNRYDYVYREEELAPWKGRLGSLKAKGAVRVYFNNHPRANAVKNAMMFETMLGLKEKQEVPHIAAQSSLSSYFDQ